A window of the Paenibacillus woosongensis genome harbors these coding sequences:
- the tuf gene encoding elongation factor Tu yields the protein MAKAKYERTKPHVNIGTIGHVDHGKTTLTAAITTVLTKTYGGGSAIAYDQIDKAPEERERGITISTSHVEYESANRHYAHVDCPGHADYVKNMITGAAQMDGAILVVSAADGPMPQTREHILLSRNVGVPYIVVFLNKCDMVEDEELLELVEMEIRDLLNEYEFPGDDTPIIRGSAREALQNPDGDYAKKIIEMFEIIDEYIPLPERPIDKPFLMPVEDVFSITGRGTVATGRVERGTVKVGDEVEIVGIAEETKKSVVTGVEMFRKLLDSAEAGDNIGALLRGIDRTQIERGQVLAKPASVNPHTEFTAQVYVLTKEEGGRHKPFFTGYRPQFYFRTTDVTGIINLPEGTEMVMPGDNIEVTVQLIAPIAIEEGTRFSIREGGRTVGSGAVVSIQK from the coding sequence ATGGCAAAGGCAAAATACGAACGTACAAAACCGCACGTTAATATCGGTACAATCGGTCACGTTGACCATGGTAAAACTACTTTGACTGCAGCAATCACTACCGTTTTGACTAAAACTTACGGTGGAGGTAGCGCGATCGCTTACGACCAAATCGACAAAGCTCCAGAAGAGCGCGAACGCGGTATCACAATTTCCACTTCCCACGTTGAGTATGAGTCGGCTAACCGCCACTACGCTCACGTTGACTGCCCAGGTCACGCCGACTATGTTAAAAACATGATCACTGGCGCGGCTCAAATGGACGGCGCAATCCTGGTTGTATCCGCAGCTGACGGCCCAATGCCACAAACTCGCGAGCACATCCTGTTGTCCCGTAACGTAGGCGTTCCTTACATCGTTGTATTCTTGAACAAATGCGACATGGTTGAAGATGAAGAGCTTCTGGAACTGGTTGAAATGGAAATTCGTGACCTGTTGAACGAATATGAGTTCCCAGGCGATGACACTCCAATCATCCGTGGATCTGCTCGTGAAGCACTTCAAAACCCAGATGGCGACTACGCTAAGAAAATCATCGAAATGTTCGAAATTATCGACGAGTACATTCCGCTTCCAGAGCGTCCGATTGACAAACCATTCTTGATGCCAGTTGAGGACGTATTCTCCATCACTGGTCGTGGTACGGTTGCTACAGGCCGCGTTGAGCGTGGTACTGTTAAAGTCGGCGACGAGGTTGAAATCGTTGGTATTGCTGAAGAAACTAAGAAATCCGTTGTTACGGGCGTTGAAATGTTCCGTAAATTGCTTGATTCCGCTGAAGCGGGCGACAACATCGGTGCATTGCTCCGTGGTATAGACCGTACACAAATCGAGCGCGGTCAAGTTCTTGCAAAGCCAGCTTCCGTTAATCCGCATACTGAGTTCACTGCTCAAGTATACGTATTGACTAAAGAAGAGGGCGGACGTCACAAACCTTTCTTCACAGGTTACCGTCCACAATTCTATTTCCGTACAACTGACGTTACAGGTATCATCAACCTGCCAGAAGGTACTGAAATGGTTATGCCTGGTGACAACATCGAAGTTACTGTACAACTGATCGCTCCTATCGCGATTGAAGAAGGAACTCGCTTCTCTATCCGTGAAGGTGGCCGTACAGTTGGATCCGGTGCGGTTGTTTCCATCCAAAAATAA